In the genome of Candidatus Thorarchaeota archaeon, the window TAGTCAGAAACGGTAACCTCTTTACTGTCTTCATTCCCACGATTTCTTGTCCGTGTCAGTATCCGGTTGGGGCTATCAACTGAGTAAATATCATTCATGTAGTCCCAATCAAGACAAGATTCCGTTGAAATGAGAGCTTCTCCTATTGTTGCAGTAAATGCTCTAGAGCCAGAGATATCATTATTGGATGCTCGGGACCGAGCATGGAAAGCAGCACCTGAGCTTACCGCAATCTGTGAATAAATGTATCCTCTGGTTTCAGAAGTGCCTTTCAATACCAATCTTCCACCCTCTTCTTCAACCGATCCGTCCTCGTATGCCCACTTATGTCCAGTATCTAGACTCCCGTCCTCGAAATCATCGAAGAATATGAACGTATCTTCCCCGCTACTCTCAGATTCAGCATTATCATTTCCATAGTAAATGTATATCTCTTGGGAGGTATCCAGATTGTCCTTGACTTCAACCCAGAACACCGCATAATCTCCCGGGGTGGATCGTTCTATCCAGTAGTCGAGCTGTGTGGACCCATCATCATCTGTGAAACGAATATCACTGAAATCAGTATTGCAGTGGGAATCAAGGTGAACAGTACTACCAGAATCAGAACCAGAATGGTAATCCACCTGAATGCGCATTTGGTAGTTGGTCTCTGCCCCCGCAGATCCCTCAATGTCGTGGAGTTTTCGATATTCCCAGCCAGACAACCATTGAGCAGTCTGAAAATAGCGATTATTGGAGCTCTCAGGAGAAAGAGAGACACTATGGAGTAGGGCTGGAAGCAAGGATAGAGAAATCATTGTCACTAAAGTGAGAAAAATGAGCCTTCGTCGGTTAGTCCGAATACTAGTCATGGGGATATGGCCCTCACATTACCAGTCTTTGCAGAATGGGTAAACTATCTTACCCGACGCATTACTTATTTGTTTTGTCAAGAGTATGGCTTGGAGTTCTAAAGGTAAGAAACTCGGATTTGGGGGTCCAAAAGGAATAGAATAGGCATATCTCAGATGCAACTCAATAAGAGGTA includes:
- a CDS encoding DUF2341 domain-containing protein, whose translation is MTSIRTNRRRLIFLTLVTMISLSLLPALLHSVSLSPESSNNRYFQTAQWLSGWEYRKLHDIEGSAGAETNYQMRIQVDYHSGSDSGSTVHLDSHCNTDFSDIRFTDDDGSTQLDYWIERSTPGDYAVFWVEVKDNLDTSQEIYIYYGNDNAESESSGEDTFIFFDDFEDGSLDTGHKWAYEDGSVEEEGGRLVLKGTSETRGYIYSQIAVSSGAAFHARSRASNNDISGSRAFTATIGEALISTESCLDWDYMNDIYSVDSPNRILTRTRNRGNEDSKEVTVSDYTSYEEYRTLWTSEKTVYKQGETTIRTSTSQIPTRKQRFLFCEASQNGDDSYVDWVFIRKYIDSEPSHSWWGNEEIEGQATTTPGGNHIVGLKILLPVILGLPIVALVVVMVGFVYHEEYVIDRDSMSYITLPSLREKSGYEPPEDPQHERE